One window of Paenibacillus sp. FSL K6-3182 genomic DNA carries:
- a CDS encoding pyridoxamine 5'-phosphate oxidase family protein — protein MDMVRYKIREVLDSNKIKAFLSKARIGHLGMVDGQLPYVVPLNFVWANEKLYFHGAAGGRRNQIMSANPEVCFTVCEEYGTITDPVPAKTDTAYMSVMIFGKAELIVDLDEATYMLQEMLHKYVPGYYNRPLSKQHVDKYRSAVFNTSVQVYRIDPHHITAKENPIEAEKMYK, from the coding sequence ATGGATATGGTTCGTTACAAGATTAGAGAGGTGCTCGATAGCAACAAAATTAAAGCTTTCCTGAGCAAAGCGCGAATTGGCCATCTGGGTATGGTTGATGGTCAGTTGCCCTATGTTGTTCCGCTCAATTTTGTTTGGGCGAATGAGAAGCTTTATTTTCATGGTGCTGCAGGCGGGAGACGCAATCAGATCATGAGTGCGAATCCAGAGGTTTGTTTTACGGTTTGTGAAGAATATGGAACCATTACCGATCCAGTACCGGCTAAGACGGACACAGCCTATATGAGTGTCATGATTTTCGGCAAGGCCGAGCTCATCGTTGATCTGGACGAAGCTACATACATGTTGCAGGAAATGCTCCACAAATATGTGCCTGGTTATTATAACCGCCCATTGTCCAAACAGCATGTAGATAAATACAGGTCTGCTGTTTTCAATACTTCTGTTCAGGTGTACCGAATTGACCCCCATCATATAACAGCAAAAGAAAATCCGATTGAGGCAGAAAAAATGTACAAGTAA
- a CDS encoding YggS family pyridoxal phosphate-dependent enzyme: protein MVHFVEQNLRSVRDQMELACQHSGRKKDEVKLLLATKTVQFEKLRIAIQAGEVLFGENKAQELREKFPLMQQYNQVEWHFIGHLQTNKVKDVIKYVTLIHSVDRLKLGKALHQQLLKENKTLDILVQVNTSFEESKFGVLPESALELVQQLSHFETLNVKGLMTIGKLNATNDETRHCFRLLKKIQSQIIEKELPRVAMDILSMGMSGDFKVAIEEGSTIIRVGTSVFGKRYLPDEYYWDETAQQND from the coding sequence TTGGTCCATTTCGTTGAACAAAATCTTAGATCCGTAAGGGATCAGATGGAATTGGCTTGCCAGCACTCAGGACGCAAGAAAGATGAAGTGAAGCTTTTGTTAGCGACAAAAACGGTTCAGTTTGAAAAGTTGCGCATTGCCATACAAGCGGGTGAAGTATTATTTGGCGAAAATAAAGCTCAAGAACTTCGCGAGAAATTCCCACTTATGCAGCAGTACAACCAAGTAGAATGGCATTTTATCGGACATCTGCAAACGAATAAAGTGAAGGACGTTATTAAATATGTCACCCTCATTCATTCTGTGGATCGTTTGAAGCTCGGAAAAGCCTTGCATCAGCAGCTCCTTAAAGAAAACAAAACTTTGGATATCTTGGTACAAGTCAATACATCATTTGAAGAAAGCAAATTCGGTGTTTTACCGGAATCTGCACTGGAGTTGGTTCAACAATTGTCTCATTTTGAAACATTAAATGTTAAAGGCTTGATGACTATTGGAAAACTGAATGCTACAAATGACGAGACTCGACATTGCTTCCGCTTATTAAAAAAAATTCAATCACAGATTATAGAGAAGGAGCTGCCTAGGGTAGCAATGGATATTCTATCGATGGGCATGTCTGGGGATTTCAAGGTTGCTATTGAAGAAGGGTCAACCATTATAAGAGTAGGGACAAGCGTATTTGGCAAGCGATATTTACCGGATGAGTATTACTGGGATGAAACCGCACAACAGAATGATTAG
- a CDS encoding benzoate/H(+) symporter BenE family transporter codes for MDTISSSLRSRDFISPTIAALISVIVNYGGTFVLVFQAAKAAGLSAEMTASWVMSISVGVGITGIWLSYRYREPIITAWSTPGAAFLVSALAVTPYSEVIGAYIISALAFIALGLSGMFERFVRLIPSGIASGLLAGILLKFGISAFGGAEFDPLLVVVLFAAYVILKRFTSRYAIIGILIIGLIYLISVKNVDFSNIKWAIATPIFVVPEFSFDTLLSVALPLFVITLTGQYMPGMLVLRNDGFKTSANPILTVTGLGSLLAAPFGSHAFNVAAITAAICTGKDSHEDSNKRYIAGIACGIFYIIVGLFGVTLAALFLILPATFIATLAGLALLGTIGSSLAGALIDPKGRETALITFLATAANVTLLGVGGAFWGLVAGLAAHILIHGQFRQKTSRMSRIKQAQQK; via the coding sequence ATGGATACAATATCATCTTCACTGCGCAGCCGTGATTTTATATCTCCTACCATAGCTGCTTTAATATCTGTCATTGTCAACTATGGCGGGACCTTTGTTCTCGTATTTCAAGCAGCCAAAGCAGCTGGTCTGAGCGCTGAAATGACTGCTTCATGGGTAATGTCGATCTCCGTCGGTGTGGGAATTACTGGTATTTGGCTAAGTTATCGATACCGTGAACCGATTATTACGGCTTGGTCCACACCAGGTGCAGCTTTTCTCGTTTCAGCATTAGCGGTAACCCCATATTCTGAAGTGATTGGCGCTTACATCATCTCTGCTTTAGCGTTTATTGCTTTGGGATTATCGGGAATGTTCGAGCGTTTCGTACGGCTTATTCCCTCAGGCATTGCTTCTGGTTTGCTGGCTGGCATTCTATTGAAGTTTGGTATTTCAGCCTTCGGTGGAGCGGAATTTGACCCGTTACTTGTCGTTGTCCTATTTGCTGCTTATGTGATATTAAAAAGGTTTACATCCCGTTATGCTATCATCGGTATTTTAATAATTGGACTTATCTACTTGATTAGTGTGAAGAATGTAGATTTCAGCAATATCAAATGGGCAATCGCAACACCTATATTTGTTGTTCCCGAGTTTTCATTTGATACTTTACTCAGCGTAGCATTACCTCTATTTGTTATTACTTTAACGGGGCAATATATGCCTGGAATGCTAGTATTGCGAAATGATGGATTTAAAACGAGTGCGAATCCGATTTTGACAGTAACCGGTTTAGGCTCACTCCTTGCAGCACCATTCGGGTCGCATGCTTTTAATGTAGCAGCTATTACTGCAGCGATTTGTACAGGTAAAGACTCGCATGAAGACTCAAATAAACGTTATATAGCAGGAATTGCTTGTGGTATTTTTTACATTATCGTCGGCCTATTTGGTGTGACGCTAGCTGCTTTGTTTCTGATTCTTCCTGCCACCTTCATCGCGACGTTAGCCGGATTGGCCTTGCTTGGAACAATTGGCAGCAGCCTTGCAGGCGCTTTAATTGATCCCAAGGGACGTGAGACAGCTCTGATTACTTTTTTAGCAACGGCTGCAAATGTTACATTACTTGGTGTTGGCGGTGCATTTTGGGGTCTCGTTGCAGGTTTGGCCGCGCATATTTTGATACATGGACAATTCCGCCAAAAAACATCCAGAATGAGTAGAATAAAACAAGCTCAGCAGAAATAG
- a CDS encoding PLP-dependent aminotransferase family protein, translating into MLKINREDKRPIWQQLLDQAIHNITTGKWQPGELLLPSRELALLVGVSRSTIQIVYEELFSRGYTVTSRRGGTRVSDWTSRTSFTEDVKPQGPITPELPLLNEAVSHLQSWFRGKEYQNVEIDFSPHEPYLDQHFQKNWRHSFLQASKETDLDSWTYGNAYGFVPLREQIGRYLSLERGVHVHIDQIILTSGAQHSLDLIAQALLNEGETVSVEDPGFPAAWMAMKYRRMNVVPVPVDDYGLQVDHIHPQSKLVYVTPSHQCAVGVIMSEPRRQQLLYMAAQQQFWIVEDDYDSEFRYRGDPLPTLFSQQSQNTLYMMSFSKMIAPGIRISAIIGPQKAIRQLAQVQELTYRHLPIMEQLTLTHFIEHGYFMRHMRRVRNVYRRRHEAMSKAISSSGLGERFKLSGVETGLHMFLEAEDSFNEQAFTNQALEKGVRVYPLSHYCLESNRKGWVLGFAKVDESAIKKGIYRLAEMLL; encoded by the coding sequence ATGCTGAAAATTAACCGTGAGGACAAGCGTCCAATATGGCAACAACTGCTTGATCAAGCAATCCATAATATCACAACCGGTAAATGGCAGCCAGGCGAGTTGCTGCTGCCTTCTCGTGAACTCGCACTATTAGTGGGTGTCTCTCGTTCAACGATACAGATTGTTTATGAGGAATTATTTAGTCGCGGCTACACGGTTACTTCAAGGCGCGGCGGAACAAGGGTGAGTGACTGGACCAGCAGAACAAGTTTTACAGAGGATGTGAAACCCCAAGGGCCTATCACCCCAGAGTTACCTTTATTAAACGAAGCAGTCAGTCATTTGCAAAGCTGGTTTAGAGGCAAAGAATATCAAAATGTTGAGATCGATTTCAGCCCGCATGAGCCTTATTTGGATCAACATTTTCAGAAAAACTGGAGACACTCATTTTTGCAAGCCTCGAAAGAAACGGACCTTGACAGTTGGACATATGGCAACGCTTATGGTTTCGTTCCACTACGCGAACAGATTGGGCGTTATCTGTCACTCGAGCGAGGTGTTCACGTGCATATCGATCAAATTATTTTAACTTCGGGCGCACAACATAGCCTTGATTTGATCGCTCAAGCACTTTTAAATGAAGGAGAAACGGTTTCCGTAGAAGATCCCGGTTTCCCCGCCGCATGGATGGCCATGAAATATCGGCGGATGAATGTTGTACCTGTCCCTGTTGATGATTACGGATTACAGGTAGACCACATTCATCCACAATCAAAGCTTGTTTATGTTACGCCTTCACATCAGTGTGCAGTTGGGGTGATCATGTCGGAGCCCCGCAGGCAACAATTGCTATATATGGCTGCTCAGCAGCAATTTTGGATTGTGGAAGACGACTATGACAGCGAATTTCGGTATCGTGGCGACCCGTTGCCTACGTTGTTTAGCCAGCAATCTCAGAACACATTGTATATGATGAGTTTTTCAAAAATGATTGCTCCTGGTATACGAATATCCGCAATCATTGGACCCCAAAAAGCCATTCGCCAGCTAGCACAAGTCCAAGAGCTAACCTATCGTCACCTTCCGATTATGGAGCAATTAACGCTTACACACTTTATTGAACATGGGTATTTCATGCGTCACATGAGAAGGGTCAGAAACGTATATCGGCGCAGACATGAAGCGATGTCGAAAGCCATTAGCTCATCTGGCTTAGGAGAACGTTTCAAGCTTAGCGGCGTAGAAACGGGATTACACATGTTTTTAGAAGCGGAAGACTCGTTTAACGAACAAGCCTTTACGAACCAAGCGTTAGAAAAGGGAGTACGCGTTTATCCGCTTAGCCATTATTGTTTGGAAAGTAATCGAAAAGGGTGGGTGCTTGGTTTTGCTAAAGTAGATGAGTCAGCAATAAAAAAAGGGATTTATCGTCTTGCGGAGATGCTGCTATAA
- a CDS encoding DUF1569 domain-containing protein encodes MKSIFDRNDTNEILARIDKLEGHSESHWGQMNAAQMLAHCSAFQDIASGVSFPKRGWLGVVIGGFVKPIMYNDKTLPHNMSTIPTIKFTDEREFEKEKELLKQKTDLFQRNGPERCTTHPHPFFGKLPPKQWGIGIYKHLDHHLKQFGV; translated from the coding sequence ATGAAAAGTATTTTTGATCGAAACGATACGAACGAGATTTTAGCACGTATCGATAAGTTAGAGGGTCATTCAGAATCACATTGGGGGCAGATGAATGCTGCTCAAATGCTGGCTCACTGCTCCGCATTCCAGGACATTGCCTCGGGCGTTTCTTTCCCAAAGAGAGGATGGCTTGGGGTCGTGATTGGAGGCTTCGTGAAACCAATAATGTATAATGACAAAACATTGCCCCACAATATGTCAACGATCCCGACCATTAAATTTACAGATGAAAGAGAATTCGAGAAAGAAAAAGAATTATTGAAACAAAAAACCGACTTATTTCAGCGCAATGGACCGGAGAGGTGTACGACTCATCCCCACCCCTTTTTTGGCAAGCTTCCCCCCAAGCAGTGGGGCATCGGTATCTATAAGCACTTGGACCATCATTTAAAGCAGTTTGGCGTTTAG
- a CDS encoding beta-L-arabinofuranosidase domain-containing protein has translation MNVRLNDQFWQPRVRQTIQETIPYQWKALNDEIEGAEPSHAVENFRISAGEQTGTFYGMVFQDSDVAKWIEAAAYSLRHFPNPQLEAVIDAVVDLMGRAQQSDGYLNTYFSVAAPEQRWKDFSFGHELYCAGHLIEAAVAYYESTGKRSFVDMMCRYADYIDRIMGPDSDKMQVYCGHEEIELALVKLFKATKEQRYLHLSRYFVEERGKQPSFLKEEPEFGGPSKDRWFDLDYHQAHAPVREQETAEGHSVRAMYLYSAMADLAIAYGDETLTEALRKLWVHVTSKRMYITGGLGSQGHAERFTIDYDLPNDTAYTETCASIGLAMWAFRMLQIETDSRYGDVMERVLFNGVLSGMSLDGKRYFYVNPLEVHPAVTQYRYDMQHVKTERVPWFGCACCPPNIARLLTSLDTYFFTQKGKDIAMHLYASNESTFDVQGRKMILHTETHYPWDGNIQIRLQTDEPTDCTLSFRIPSWCRDPYIKVNGNLQALDTIVKSGYARISRTWMENDEIKLYFPMIVERIESNPKVHENAGKIALQYGPLVYCMEEVDNGPDLTDICFPEDSELTAVYKEDVLGGIVVLTGEGLRSDFCWEDDLYRPVTRKKKSVPILAVPYAFWGNRNPGEMTVWIREK, from the coding sequence ATGAATGTGAGGCTTAATGACCAATTTTGGCAGCCCAGAGTTCGGCAAACTATCCAGGAAACGATTCCCTATCAATGGAAGGCGCTGAATGATGAAATCGAAGGCGCGGAGCCGAGTCACGCCGTAGAAAACTTCCGCATCTCGGCAGGAGAACAGACAGGAACTTTCTACGGAATGGTTTTTCAGGACAGTGATGTAGCCAAATGGATCGAAGCTGCCGCGTACAGCCTGCGGCACTTTCCGAATCCGCAGCTCGAAGCCGTCATCGATGCGGTTGTTGATCTGATGGGACGTGCCCAGCAGTCAGACGGCTATTTGAACACTTATTTTTCAGTCGCTGCACCGGAACAGCGCTGGAAGGATTTTTCATTCGGGCATGAGCTTTATTGCGCGGGCCATCTGATCGAGGCCGCGGTGGCTTATTACGAGTCCACGGGCAAGCGGTCTTTTGTGGATATGATGTGCCGTTACGCCGATTATATAGACCGGATTATGGGTCCGGATTCGGATAAAATGCAAGTGTACTGCGGTCATGAGGAGATTGAGCTCGCGCTCGTAAAGCTGTTCAAGGCAACGAAAGAACAAAGGTATTTACATTTGAGCCGATACTTCGTAGAGGAGCGTGGAAAGCAGCCGAGTTTCCTGAAGGAGGAGCCCGAGTTCGGCGGACCTTCCAAGGATCGCTGGTTCGATCTGGATTACCATCAGGCTCACGCCCCCGTAAGAGAGCAGGAAACGGCAGAAGGACATTCTGTGCGTGCCATGTATTTGTATTCGGCTATGGCGGATCTCGCGATTGCATACGGAGACGAAACGCTGACCGAAGCGCTTCGCAAACTATGGGTTCATGTGACTTCCAAGCGGATGTATATAACGGGAGGGCTTGGCTCGCAAGGTCATGCCGAACGCTTTACGATTGATTACGATCTGCCTAACGACACGGCATACACCGAAACATGCGCATCCATCGGACTTGCCATGTGGGCATTTAGAATGCTCCAGATTGAAACTGACAGCCGATACGGGGATGTGATGGAACGCGTTCTATTCAACGGGGTGCTGAGCGGAATGTCGCTAGATGGCAAACGTTATTTTTACGTCAACCCATTGGAGGTTCATCCTGCTGTAACTCAATACCGTTACGATATGCAACACGTCAAAACCGAACGCGTGCCATGGTTCGGCTGCGCTTGTTGTCCGCCTAATATTGCGCGGCTGCTAACGTCTTTGGATACTTATTTCTTTACGCAAAAAGGCAAAGACATCGCTATGCATCTTTATGCTTCCAATGAGAGTACATTCGATGTTCAAGGAAGAAAGATGATATTGCATACGGAAACTCATTATCCATGGGACGGAAATATCCAGATCCGACTGCAAACGGATGAGCCGACCGACTGCACGCTTTCTTTCCGAATCCCTTCATGGTGTAGAGATCCTTACATCAAGGTAAACGGGAACTTGCAAGCGCTGGATACGATCGTCAAGAGCGGATATGCGCGTATCAGCAGAACGTGGATGGAAAACGACGAGATCAAGCTGTATTTCCCGATGATCGTCGAGCGTATTGAGTCGAACCCCAAAGTGCACGAGAATGCTGGCAAAATCGCTTTGCAATACGGTCCACTCGTTTATTGTATGGAGGAAGTGGACAACGGCCCGGATCTTACGGATATCTGCTTTCCCGAAGATTCTGAATTAACGGCAGTGTATAAGGAAGATGTTCTAGGCGGTATTGTCGTGTTAACCGGAGAGGGGCTGCGTTCAGATTTTTGTTGGGAAGATGATCTGTACAGGCCGGTCACGCGAAAGAAGAAGAGCGTCCCAATCTTGGCTGTGCCATACGCATTTTGGGGTAATCGGAACCCGGGCGAAATGACGGTTTGGATTCGCGAAAAATAA
- a CDS encoding carbohydrate ABC transporter permease, whose product MSEAAYVRLKSKKRSERTINVIMFVVVVLFALIVLFPIWWIFRTSLMTNPEIYKYPPSLLPGNWLFSNYEDTLKVFKFWKYLGNTMIIIVPSCLAGTFTATLCGYAFARLRFRGKQLIWTLCVGSMLLPTMVTLIPLYIGWTRGLGVHDSYLPLILPYFCGGGAFNIFLIRQFILSIPRELDQAATIDGAGYFRILFNIIIPAIKPAMIVVALFIFIGLWNDLLQQMIYINSSDKFTIALGLTNFRGQLKQDWSMTMAATCLSFAPGVIFYLIGQKYFVEGITMTGLKN is encoded by the coding sequence TTGAGTGAAGCAGCGTACGTCAGACTAAAGAGCAAGAAACGCAGTGAACGAACGATAAACGTGATTATGTTTGTAGTCGTTGTTTTATTTGCTTTAATCGTGCTCTTTCCGATCTGGTGGATTTTTCGTACGTCTCTGATGACCAATCCCGAGATCTACAAATATCCGCCATCCCTATTACCGGGAAATTGGTTGTTTTCCAATTATGAAGATACGCTGAAGGTATTTAAATTTTGGAAATATCTAGGCAATACGATGATAATCATCGTTCCTTCCTGTTTGGCGGGAACGTTTACGGCCACCTTGTGCGGATATGCCTTTGCGAGGCTGCGGTTTCGGGGGAAACAGTTGATCTGGACCCTATGTGTCGGTTCAATGCTTTTGCCTACCATGGTTACGCTCATTCCGCTGTACATTGGATGGACGCGGGGTTTGGGGGTCCATGACAGCTATCTGCCATTGATTTTGCCATATTTTTGCGGAGGCGGCGCGTTTAATATCTTTTTAATTAGACAGTTTATTCTCTCCATACCGAGAGAACTCGACCAAGCGGCAACGATTGACGGAGCCGGATACTTCCGCATCTTGTTCAATATTATTATTCCAGCGATCAAGCCCGCCATGATCGTCGTCGCATTGTTTATTTTCATCGGCTTGTGGAATGATTTGCTCCAACAGATGATTTACATTAATTCGAGCGATAAATTCACCATCGCGTTGGGGCTCACCAATTTCAGAGGTCAATTAAAGCAAGATTGGTCGATGACGATGGCCGCCACGTGCTTATCCTTTGCTCCGGGTGTCATTTTCTACCTGATTGGTCAAAAGTATTTTGTAGAGGGAATCACGATGACCGGATTGAAAAATTAG